In Picosynechococcus sp. PCC 7002, the following are encoded in one genomic region:
- a CDS encoding STAS domain-containing protein translates to MDNKIAVFHPTGIFDNIKSLEFKDDLLKSIIEEKKEVVVLDFAGITFMDSAGLGSLVLLLKTVRSHGAKMILCNVNEQVQMLFELTNMNRVFEIFATQADFFEQQAAQS, encoded by the coding sequence ATGGATAACAAAATTGCAGTCTTTCACCCCACGGGCATTTTTGATAATATTAAATCCCTTGAGTTTAAAGATGATTTACTCAAAAGTATTATCGAGGAAAAAAAAGAAGTTGTTGTCCTTGATTTTGCTGGAATCACATTTATGGACAGTGCCGGCCTCGGATCATTGGTTTTATTATTAAAAACGGTGCGCTCCCACGGGGCGAAAATGATTTTATGTAACGTCAATGAACAGGTACAAATGCTGTTTGAGTTGACCAATATGAACCGTGTGTTTGAAATTTTTGCGACCCAAGCAGACTTCTTTGAACAGCAGGCAGCGCAATCCTAA